TGATTCGTTTGGGAATTGACAAAAAGATTCAGCAGCCAGATCTTGGAAGCGGATATGCGTTTTCATTGGAAAATTACATTGGGTCAGGGATCTATTATGAGTATGTCCATAGAATGCTTGTTTTATTCGATGACAAAGCTACAAGAATGGCATTACGGTTTGAAGATGAGTATTACACGATGGATGTACTGGAAAAAGTGCTCAATTTTGATGAATTTGGATTTAAAAACAGCGCTTTTGTTATAGTGCCTTGCAGTGCCCTGGCCGATGATGAAGTCCCAATGGATCAATTCAAAGCATTCAATCTTGTCGTTTTTAAAGATGTAGACAAACTTCCAAAAAAATTACAAAAAGATTTTCTTAAAATATGGAAAGATTACGAAGATAAGATTATTTGTACATTTAGCAGCGATTCGATGATAGAGTATGAGAACAAAGAGCTTTTTGAAGCATTACAGCCTTATATTGTCGATTTCCCAAGCTACTACCAAAGTCCGCTTCTTTATACCAAAATGCTTACCAATACAGCACAGCAAATCAATAAATTTCTTGGCACATCTGCTTGTGATATTGCATTGTTCAAAAACGATTATGTGACGCAAAAGAGTGTATATGTAGAGTGTTTAAAGTAAAACGGGCTCAGGCCCGTTTTACTTTATTATTTGTAGATTGGCTGAAGTTCTTCAAATGGGTTTGGAATTACCCGTTTTCTATCAACGATATATGGAACAAGTGCAGCGTGTCTCGCTCTCTTAATCGCTTCTTCTACCATGACTTGATGTTTTTTACAGTTCCCTGTGAGTCGTCTTGGCATGATTTTGTATCGTTCGCTTAGACTATGTTTGATCAATTCGATATCTTTGTAATCGATAAATGTAACTTTTTGTTCACAATATTTGCAAGTTCTTTTTTTAAATCTTCTTTTTTCTGCCACTGTCTAATCCTTTCTAAAATGGAATTTCATCATCATCGATGTTTATTTCTGGAATTTCTGGCTTTTGTACCGGTTGGGATGGAGTGGGTTGAGGCTGAGCACTCGCTCTTGGCTCATTTGGCACAGCCGTTGTTCCTTCTTCACGTCCTCCAAGCATCTGCAGATTATCCACTGCGATAGAGTGCTTGCTTCGTCTGTTTCCGTTTTGATCTACCCACTGCTCATACACGAGTCGGCCCTCGATCAGTACTTTTCTCCCTTTGGAGAGATACTGGTTGGCAATTTCTGCAGCTCGTCCAAAAAGTGTGATGTCAATAAAACAGGTCTCCTCTTTTTGTTCGCCGCTTTGGGTTTTGTAGCGCCTGTTTGTTGCTATAGCGCTTTTTGCAATAGCCATACCAGACCCGGTATATCGCAGTTCGATATCGCGGGTGAGGTTGCCGACCATTATGACTTTATTAAACATTTTCGTTTGCTTCTTCTTTTGCTTCGCTGTTTGTTTGTCCGCTTAGTTTTTTTGCTCTTTCAACCATCTTTTCCCAAGCGCTAATATCTTTTTTTGTTTCATATTTGATAGTCAAGAATCGGATGACATCTTCAGTGATTCGATAGATTCTTTCAAGCTCCAAAACAGTATGAGAAGGTGCGGTAAAGTAGATGATATAGTAGTGTCCCCGCTCAAATTTTTGAATAGGATACGCAAGTTTTCTTACACCAAGATCCTCAGTCGCAACGATTTCACCACCGTTGTTTTGGATCACCTCTTTGATAAACTCAAATTTCGCCTTGGACTCTTCATCCGTCAAAGTAGGCTTGAGCACGAAAAGTGTCTCGTAATGTCTCATTTCTTCTCCTTATGGCTATATATCCGAGTTTCCCCGGCAAGGCTTTTTTCTCAATATAAAAAAGCGCCCTTATACTATCAAAAAAAAGCTTGTATTTTTATTAAGTAAGAAAACAAGGTTGCTTCTTTGTCGATATTGGTTTTTGTCTTTAAAAGGAGTTCGCACTCTTGAAGCAAGAGAAAAATTTCCGGATATTTTTTGATACGTATAGCCAGTTGTACGCGTTCCTCTTCTATCTGTTTTGGGAGTTTATAACCCAAAATGGCTTTGGAGTCGCTTTTGCCATGGAGCCGAATATAGCTGTAAAATAAAAAGAGCTGTTGAAGGAAATTTTCAAAACCAAGCAAAATTTTCATCTCATTTTGCTCTTCTTCCAAAATCTTTTGGAGTTGTTCTTCGATGGGCTCCTTTTTTATGATTGACTTATACAAATGTTCCAGTTTCAATGGATTGAGAGGAAAAACCAAAGCATCTATCTCTTTGGAGCCAATCGGACCTTCTATCAAGGAGAGTTTTGCAAGTTCTTGAATAGCAAGCGAGAGATTATTTTGCAAAGTGGCTAAAAGATGTTCGATACTATGGTTATCGATATCGATGTTTTGCTCTTTGGCATAGTGCAAAAGTTCGTTTTTCGCTTCATGTAAAGAGGGTTTGAAAAAACGGACATGTACAGCACTATTTTTAGGACCAAAAAGCGTTTCAAGTTTTTTGCCCTCATTGGAATCGAGTTGATAGATGAAAAAGGAGTTGGGATTTTTGTTGCAAAGTTGGATAAGCGTTTCGATCTCTTTTTTGGGTAACGCTTTGTCATGTTTGATAATCAAAAGATTGGTGTCGCCAAACAAAGAAGCTTGCGAAAGGTAATTCTTGGCCGCTTCAAAATCATATTCGTCAAAATAGAGTTGTAAGCGATTCTCTTTCGGGGTAATGGAGTCAGCTGTTTTTTTGGTGTACTTTTGTGTGAAGTAGGGTTCTTCACCCCAAAAAAGATATGCATTGTATGTTTTTTTTTGGGTGTCGAACTCTTTTTTATACATCCAATACTTCCACTACTTTTGCATAGATTTTTGTGGTGGCAATATTGACGTCGATGATTTCAACGATGATTGTATCAAAAAGTTCTACCTGGGCTTTTGGCAAAAATATTCGGGCTCCTTTTATCTCATCATCAATTTGGGCGATTGGCGTAGATTCAGGATCAGTGACAATGGCTCGAAACCGCTTGCCCAGATTTCTTTTTGCCCATCTGGCAAATTTCCTATCCATAAAGTCCCACTCCACTTTTGCCGCCTCTCGCTCAAGTTCGCTGATACGAACGGTCAACGGTTCAATGTTTCGCAAAATAAAATCGAGCTGCTTTGTATTTTCTTGGATCAATGCTTTAAGCAGTCTATGGAGTGTCAAATCGCTGTACCTTCGAATAGGGGAAGTGAAATGGGTATATTTTTCAAAACCAAGTCCAAAATGTCCAATATTTTCGGCGGTGTAGCCTGCCTGTTTTTGGGTTCTGATAAGAAGCCTGTCCACATGCTCTTTGATGCCCAGTTTCTCGGCCTCTTTTTGGATATGCAAAAAGAGTTCGTGAATGGTGTTGTACTCTTTTGTGAAGATCCCAACTTGCGCCAAATCGTTTAATAGCTCTTCGATCTTTTCCATGGAAGGCTCTTCATGGGTTCGAAAGATTCCATAATCAAACATCTTGGCAGTCGCTTTGTTCGCTAAAAGCATACAATCCTCGATCAGTGCATGACTGGGTGTTTCTGTTTCTATAACAGTTTCAACAAGTTCTTGGTTTTCGTCAAGAACGAGTCTGATTTCAGGATTGGTAAATTCAAACCCTTTTTGGAGCCGTTTTTTTCGAAGTTCTTTGGTCACTTTAAAAAGCGGCATCAGCCATGCCAAAATCTCTTCATCTGTGCTGTCAACACCGATTCGTTTGCCTTCTATAAACTCGTCCACACGGTCATAGCTATATTTTCGTCTACTTTTGATAATTGCATCGAAGAGTTCTTCTTTGATAGGCTCATACGATTTATTGAGTGTGATTTTACTCACAAAGGCCAAGCGCTCTTCATTTTCTTTGAGTGAGCAGATCCCTTCACTCAGGCTTCTTGGCAGCATAGGGATCGATTTGTGTGGAAGGTAGATACTAAAGCCCCGCTCTTTTGCCTCTTTGTCGATTGGTCCCATAGCGCTGACATATTCGCTTACATCGGCAATGGCAACATAGAGTGTATTTGAATTTTGATCAAAGTAAATGGCATCGTCGTGATCTTTCGCGGTAACTGGATCGATAGTGCAAAAGGGCAGATGAGTCAGATCGACTCGATTGGGATAGAGACTTTTGTCTACAACATTGCCATATGCGCTTGCTTCGAGTTCTGCTTCTTTACTAAACTCCTCCTTTTTGTTGTAAAGAGCTAATGAAATCTTTTCATCTACAAATGGATCGTCTAAAACACCAAGGACTTCGACGATAAAGGCTGCATCATTGTCAATTTTCACAACGGTACCATCTGGAAGGTTTTTAAGTGACTTTTTTGATGCTTTTACACTAAGCGGCATCTCGTTTTTCACATTGAAAAAGATGTTGTTTTCTTTGTCATAGTAGGCTACGCTAAAGCGGAAAGCTTTTTCAAGGATGTAGACCACTTTTGCTTTTGGGCGACCTCCGCCTTTAAATATTCGCTTGGCGACCACAAGATCGCCTTTGGTGGCACCATTGAGATCTTGGGGTTCTATGAGAAGATCTTTGGCTTTGATGCCAAGAACCTCTAAAAATCCAGTGCCATTTCTTGCAATGTCAATTTTTCCGACACGATATTTTGAACTGATTGTATAGATTTTGCCGTCTACCTTTATGATTTTATGGCGTAGAAGATCATCCACTAAAGGCAGATACTCTCTTGGAATATCTTTTTTATCGATTCCTCGAATGAGTTTGAGTATAAATTCTTTCAAAATATATTTCCTTAAATCTTTTTAAGAATTATAACAAAAGTAGTAGAGGAATTTGGAAAGAATTTATTTACTCATTCCTAATTCCCTATTTCCAGTTCCAACTTTTATCCAGACATAAAGAAGTTTTAAGTAAAATTAGCCAAAATTTTCCAAAGGATGTACGATGGCATTACCAATCTATTATGACAAAGATTGTGATATCAATTTGATTAAAAGTAAAAAAGTAGCGATTATTGGCTTTGGAAGCCAGGGGCATGCCCATGCAGAAAACCTAAGAGACAGCGGTGTTGAAGTAAAAATCGGTTTGTATCCGGGTGGTAGAAGCTGGAAAAAGGCAGAAGCGAAAGGATTTGATGTTTTGGAAGTTGCCGATGCTTCTGAGTGGGCCGATGTTGTGATGATCTTGATTCCTGATGAGATCCAAAGCGAGGTTTATTACCGTGATATCGAACCAAACCTCAAAGAGGGTGATACTATCGCTTTTGGTCATGGATTCAATATCCATTATGGAAGAATCAAACCGCGAGCCGATATCAATGTTATGATGGTTGCTCCAAAAGCTCCCGGACACACTGTTCGAAGCGAATTTGTCAAAGGTGGTGGTATTCCTGATTTAATCGCGGTTGCACAAGATCCAAGCGGCAATACGTTAGAGCTTGCAAAAAGTTATGCAAGTGCAATTGGCGGTGGCAGAACCGGAATTATCCATACCACTTTCAAAGATGAAACTGAAACAGACCTTTTTGGTGAGCAAGCGGTTCTTTGTGGCGGTGTGAGTGCCCTTATTCAAGCGGGATTTGAAACGCTCACTGAAGCGGGATATCCAGAAGAGATGGCATATTTTGAGTGTTTGCATGAGCTCAAACTCATCGTTGATCTTATCTATGAAGGTGGATTGGCAAACATGAGATACTCTATCAGTAACACTGCAGAGTATGGAGACTATGTCAGTGGTCCAAGAGTGATCAATGAAGCAAGTCGACAAGCGATGAAGGATATTTTGAAAGAGATACAAAACGGAAAATTTGCAAAAGATTTTATCCTTGAAGGTATGGCTGGATATCCGAGAATGACGGCTGAGAGACGAAACTGTGAAGCACATCCGATCGAGCAGGTTGGTAAACGACTTCGAGCGATGATGCCTTGGATTACGGCAAATAAAATCGTCGACCAAGAAAAGAACTAAAACATAGGGCTCCTCCCTATGTTATATGCGCTTTATGGCTAAAAAACGCTCCACAAAAAAGAGGAAAAAAAAGAGTTCAAAAGAGTTTCTTTATACCATTCTCATAGCACTACTTCTATTGGGCATTGCCGGAACGGGTTTTTTCCTCTATACACTTGGATACGAACAAGGCTATAAGCAGGCACAGGAGGAGTATAAAAAAAAAGCCGAACAGACCAAAGTAAAAACTCTTCAAAAAAAGAAACCAAAGACAAAAACTGTTCGTAACGTTGAAAAAAAACATCAGGCGGCACTTTCAGAAATAGAAGATTACAAAAGAAACAGTGAACAGATGAAAGAGCCTTCCGTTTTGCAACCAAAACATGAAAAAGCCATAGATACAGACAAACCAAAACTTGCCATTATTATCGACGATGTTGCTTATGGATACCAGGCAAAAGCGATCAAAAACCTTGGTATTCCTATTAATCCTTCCTTCTTCCCGCCATCTCCAAGACACCCAAAAACGCCTCAATATGCGGCGATGTTTTCCCATTACATGATCCATTTACCGATGGAAGCAAACCACTATTTGCATGAAGAGCCAGATACGTTGCGAATCACATCTTCTCTCCAGACAATCGAGAGAGTCATTGCAAAAATACGAAAAGAGTTTCCAAAAGCGAAAGTGATCAACAACCATACAGGAAGCCGCTTTACAGCAAATTATGAAGCGATGAAACGATTATACAAGATTTTGGATAAGTACCATTTCGTTTTTTTAGACAGCAGAACCACTGCACAGACCGTCGTGCCAAAAATAGACAGAGAACTTGGACGGACCTATCTTGCAAGAAATGTTTTTTTGGATAATGAACAAAATGTTCCTTATATCAAAAATCAGTTGCGTCAAGCCATTGCACTTGCAAAAAAACGAGGGCTTGCCATTGCAATAGGCCATCCTCATCCTGCAACATTGAAGGCTCTTCGGGAATCTAAAGATATTTTAAATCAAGTTCAACTAATATATATAGATAGTCTGCTCAAATAAAGGGTTGCTGTGCGACATCTATTGATTTCTATTGGGGTGGGGATCACTCTTTTCGTTCTTTCATTGATGCTTTTTACAACAAAGCAGTCTTTTTTAGTCGGAGTTGTCGGTATGCTCGTATATCTTTGGAGCAGTGAGGCGTTGCCGCTTGGTGTTGTTTCTTTGCTCCCACTCATACTTTTTCCTCTCTTTGGCATACTCGATATGAAAAGTACTGCTCCAAACTATTCAAAATCGATTATCTTTCTTTTCATAGGAGGGTTTTTACTGGCTATTGGAATGCAAAAGACCTTGTTGCACCAAATTATTGCCAACAGATTGCTACGATTTTTTCCAAAAAGTGCACGGGGTGTTATCTATGCTTTGGCAATAACATCGGCTGCTCTTAGTGCTTTTTTGTCCAATACCACTGTGACGATTATGCTTGTACCAATCGCTCTTTTTTTGAGTGAGGATAATGTGCTTAAAGTCCGATATCTTTTGGCAACGGCTTATGGCGCAAGTATCGGTGGAATATTTACTCCTATTGGAACTCCTCCAAACCTTATTCTCCTTGGATTTTTGGAAGACTGGAATATTCAAGAGCCTACTTTTTTGGAGTGGATGGGATTGACGCTGCCAGTGGTTTTGGGAATGCTCATTATTGTTCCTTGGATTCTCTCGTTACATCTCAAAGACAAAAATATCTCTTGTACACTTGAGCCGATACATCGTTTAACGAAAGAGCAAAAAAAGCTCCTTTGGATTTTGGGGACACTTGTTATGTTGCTGCTTGTAAATGCTGTTCTCAAGCCTCTTTTTGGGTGGAGCATGAATGAAAAAATGCTTTTATTGGGTTTTGGAGTGTTGCTCTTTCTCCCCGGTATCGATATCTTG
This region of Nitratiruptor sp. YY08-10 genomic DNA includes:
- a CDS encoding ribonuclease R family protein, translating into MKEFILKLIRGIDKKDIPREYLPLVDDLLRHKIIKVDGKIYTISSKYRVGKIDIARNGTGFLEVLGIKAKDLLIEPQDLNGATKGDLVVAKRIFKGGGRPKAKVVYILEKAFRFSVAYYDKENNIFFNVKNEMPLSVKASKKSLKNLPDGTVVKIDNDAAFIVEVLGVLDDPFVDEKISLALYNKKEEFSKEAELEASAYGNVVDKSLYPNRVDLTHLPFCTIDPVTAKDHDDAIYFDQNSNTLYVAIADVSEYVSAMGPIDKEAKERGFSIYLPHKSIPMLPRSLSEGICSLKENEERLAFVSKITLNKSYEPIKEELFDAIIKSRRKYSYDRVDEFIEGKRIGVDSTDEEILAWLMPLFKVTKELRKKRLQKGFEFTNPEIRLVLDENQELVETVIETETPSHALIEDCMLLANKATAKMFDYGIFRTHEEPSMEKIEELLNDLAQVGIFTKEYNTIHELFLHIQKEAEKLGIKEHVDRLLIRTQKQAGYTAENIGHFGLGFEKYTHFTSPIRRYSDLTLHRLLKALIQENTKQLDFILRNIEPLTVRISELEREAAKVEWDFMDRKFARWAKRNLGKRFRAIVTDPESTPIAQIDDEIKGARIFLPKAQVELFDTIIVEIIDVNIATTKIYAKVVEVLDV
- a CDS encoding DASS family sodium-coupled anion symporter yields the protein MRHLLISIGVGITLFVLSLMLFTTKQSFLVGVVGMLVYLWSSEALPLGVVSLLPLILFPLFGILDMKSTAPNYSKSIIFLFIGGFLLAIGMQKTLLHQIIANRLLRFFPKSARGVIYALAITSAALSAFLSNTTVTIMLVPIALFLSEDNVLKVRYLLATAYGASIGGIFTPIGTPPNLILLGFLEDWNIQEPTFLEWMGLTLPVVLGMLIIVPWILSLHLKDKNISCTLEPIHRLTKEQKKLLWILGTLVMLLLVNAVLKPLFGWSMNEKMLLLGFGVLLFLPGIDILQWSDTKEMPYEIVFLFGAGFAIAKAFIQTGLAESIAKEFAVFSGLSLPLLLFVIALFVSFATEITSNTALTSIILPILYTFGQQSHLPTPIILFTATIAASYAFMLPIATPPNAIVMSSRVIKIKEMARIGFWINLLGVILVTAVATTIWRLYFG
- the ssb gene encoding single-stranded DNA-binding protein; the protein is MFNKVIMVGNLTRDIELRYTGSGMAIAKSAIATNRRYKTQSGEQKEETCFIDITLFGRAAEIANQYLSKGRKVLIEGRLVYEQWVDQNGNRRSKHSIAVDNLQMLGGREEGTTAVPNEPRASAQPQPTPSQPVQKPEIPEINIDDDEIPF
- the holA gene encoding DNA polymerase III subunit delta encodes the protein MYKKEFDTQKKTYNAYLFWGEEPYFTQKYTKKTADSITPKENRLQLYFDEYDFEAAKNYLSQASLFGDTNLLIIKHDKALPKKEIETLIQLCNKNPNSFFIYQLDSNEGKKLETLFGPKNSAVHVRFFKPSLHEAKNELLHYAKEQNIDIDNHSIEHLLATLQNNLSLAIQELAKLSLIEGPIGSKEIDALVFPLNPLKLEHLYKSIIKKEPIEEQLQKILEEEQNEMKILLGFENFLQQLFLFYSYIRLHGKSDSKAILGYKLPKQIEEERVQLAIRIKKYPEIFLLLQECELLLKTKTNIDKEATLFSYLIKIQAFF
- the rpsR gene encoding 30S ribosomal protein S18; translation: MAEKRRFKKRTCKYCEQKVTFIDYKDIELIKHSLSERYKIMPRRLTGNCKKHQVMVEEAIKRARHAALVPYIVDRKRVIPNPFEELQPIYK
- a CDS encoding divergent polysaccharide deacetylase family protein, yielding MAKKRSTKKRKKKSSKEFLYTILIALLLLGIAGTGFFLYTLGYEQGYKQAQEEYKKKAEQTKVKTLQKKKPKTKTVRNVEKKHQAALSEIEDYKRNSEQMKEPSVLQPKHEKAIDTDKPKLAIIIDDVAYGYQAKAIKNLGIPINPSFFPPSPRHPKTPQYAAMFSHYMIHLPMEANHYLHEEPDTLRITSSLQTIERVIAKIRKEFPKAKVINNHTGSRFTANYEAMKRLYKILDKYHFVFLDSRTTAQTVVPKIDRELGRTYLARNVFLDNEQNVPYIKNQLRQAIALAKKRGLAIAIGHPHPATLKALRESKDILNQVQLIYIDSLLK
- the ilvC gene encoding ketol-acid reductoisomerase, translating into MALPIYYDKDCDINLIKSKKVAIIGFGSQGHAHAENLRDSGVEVKIGLYPGGRSWKKAEAKGFDVLEVADASEWADVVMILIPDEIQSEVYYRDIEPNLKEGDTIAFGHGFNIHYGRIKPRADINVMMVAPKAPGHTVRSEFVKGGGIPDLIAVAQDPSGNTLELAKSYASAIGGGRTGIIHTTFKDETETDLFGEQAVLCGGVSALIQAGFETLTEAGYPEEMAYFECLHELKLIVDLIYEGGLANMRYSISNTAEYGDYVSGPRVINEASRQAMKDILKEIQNGKFAKDFILEGMAGYPRMTAERRNCEAHPIEQVGKRLRAMMPWITANKIVDQEKN
- the rpsF gene encoding 30S ribosomal protein S6; its protein translation is MRHYETLFVLKPTLTDEESKAKFEFIKEVIQNNGGEIVATEDLGVRKLAYPIQKFERGHYYIIYFTAPSHTVLELERIYRITEDVIRFLTIKYETKKDISAWEKMVERAKKLSGQTNSEAKEEANENV